A DNA window from Allokutzneria albata contains the following coding sequences:
- the ribD gene encoding bifunctional diaminohydroxyphosphoribosylaminopyrimidine deaminase/5-amino-6-(5-phosphoribosylamino)uracil reductase RibD: protein MSSVSKPGPASGSSALELAMRSAIAVSEGVRGLTSPNPPVGCMIVDARGKPVGFGGTSPPGQAHAEVVALRMAGTAARGGTAFVTLEPCAHHGRTPPCADALLEAGIAQVYYAVDDPFPAAAGGAQRLRDAGVTVHSGLLAEEVRTGPLRAWLHYARTGRPHVTWKFASTVDGRISAEDGTSRWISSPESRAEVHALRLKVDAVIVGTGTVLADDPQLTTRPPANEPAMRQPLRVVVGERDIPVGARVLDDAAETVHLRTRDPHQVLATLAERGVVDVLLEGGSRLAGAFWESGLIDRALVYMAPMLLGAGTPVLDGIGVGTIGDALPLAFESATMIGPDVRISAVPARD from the coding sequence ATGTCCTCGGTGTCCAAGCCCGGCCCCGCGAGCGGGTCTTCGGCGCTCGAACTCGCGATGCGGTCGGCGATCGCCGTCAGCGAGGGTGTCCGGGGCCTGACCAGCCCCAACCCACCCGTCGGCTGCATGATCGTCGATGCCCGCGGCAAGCCCGTCGGCTTCGGTGGCACCTCCCCGCCCGGTCAGGCGCACGCCGAGGTCGTGGCACTGCGGATGGCCGGCACGGCCGCGAGGGGCGGCACTGCCTTCGTCACCCTGGAGCCCTGCGCGCACCACGGCCGTACCCCGCCGTGCGCCGACGCGTTGCTGGAAGCCGGGATCGCCCAGGTCTACTACGCGGTCGACGATCCCTTCCCGGCCGCGGCCGGTGGGGCGCAGCGGCTGCGCGATGCGGGCGTGACCGTCCACTCGGGACTGCTCGCCGAGGAGGTCAGGACCGGGCCGCTGCGCGCCTGGCTGCACTACGCGCGCACCGGGCGGCCGCACGTCACCTGGAAGTTCGCGTCCACTGTGGACGGACGGATCTCCGCGGAGGACGGGACCAGCCGGTGGATCAGCTCGCCGGAGTCGCGGGCCGAGGTGCACGCGCTGCGCCTCAAGGTCGACGCGGTGATCGTCGGAACCGGGACGGTCCTCGCCGACGACCCCCAGCTGACCACCCGTCCGCCCGCCAACGAGCCGGCGATGCGGCAGCCGCTGCGCGTCGTGGTCGGCGAACGCGACATCCCCGTGGGCGCCCGGGTGCTCGACGACGCGGCGGAGACGGTGCACCTGCGCACCAGGGACCCGCACCAGGTGCTCGCCACCCTCGCCGAGCGCGGTGTGGTCGACGTGCTGCTGGAGGGCGGTTCGCGGCTCGCGGGCGCGTTCTGGGAATCAGGTCTCATCGACCGCGCGTTGGTGTACATGGCGCCGATGCTGCTCGGAGCGGGTACCCCGGTGCTGGACGGGATCGGCGTCGGCACCATCGGCGACGCACTGCCGCTGGCGTTCGAGAGCGCCACCATGATCGGCCCGGACGTGCGCATCAGCGCCGTCCCGGCGAGGGATTAG
- a CDS encoding riboflavin synthase, which produces MFTGIVEELGTITAVEHSAHMARLTVHGPLVTSDAKHGDSIAVNGVCLTVVEVAEGSFTVDVVHETLQRSSLAKAEAGQAVNLERAVAAGQRLGGHIMQGHVDGTGTLLSRDGTGLTRFAMPPNLARYVVEKGSIAVDGVSLTVVDAGTDEFSIALIPTTLELTTLGRREPGDVVNLEVDVVAKYVERLATPHLAK; this is translated from the coding sequence TTGTTCACCGGAATCGTCGAGGAACTGGGCACGATCACCGCTGTCGAGCACAGCGCGCACATGGCGCGCCTCACGGTGCACGGGCCGCTGGTGACCTCCGACGCCAAGCACGGCGACTCGATCGCGGTGAACGGGGTGTGCCTGACCGTCGTCGAGGTGGCCGAGGGCTCCTTCACCGTCGACGTGGTGCACGAGACGCTGCAGCGCTCCAGCCTGGCCAAGGCCGAGGCGGGCCAGGCCGTCAACCTCGAACGCGCCGTCGCCGCTGGTCAGCGCCTCGGCGGGCACATCATGCAGGGGCACGTCGACGGCACCGGCACGCTGCTCTCCCGGGACGGGACGGGGCTGACCCGGTTCGCCATGCCGCCCAACCTGGCCCGTTACGTGGTGGAGAAGGGCTCGATCGCGGTGGACGGCGTCTCGCTGACCGTGGTCGACGCGGGCACCGACGAGTTCAGCATCGCGTTGATCCCGACCACCCTGGAGCTGACCACCCTCGGCCGCCGCGAGCCCGGCGACGTGGTGAACCTGGAGGTCGACGTGGTCGCCAAGTACGTCGAGCGGCTCGCCACGCCGCACCTGGCCAAGTGA
- a CDS encoding bifunctional 3,4-dihydroxy-2-butanone-4-phosphate synthase/GTP cyclohydrolase II yields MGGTEQGGPVTTFDPIERALADIAAGRPVVVVDDEDRENEGDLIFAAEKATPELIAFTVRYTSGYICVPLTGEDCDRLDLPPMYHSNQDVRGTAYTVTVDAKEGVSTGISAADRAHTIRLLADENAVAGDFNRPGHVVPLRAKDGGVLRRPGHTEAAVDLARMAGLRPVGVLCEIVSQKNEGEMARQDELRVFAAEHDLALISIADLIAYRRRSEKQVVRVAEARMPTVHGVFRAYGYDSLIDGIEHVALVYGEIGDGRDVLVRVHSECLTGDAFGSLRCDCGPQLDAALAMVAAEGRGVVLYMRGHEGRGIGLMHKLQAYQLQDAGADTVDANLAQGLPADARDYGTGAQILVDLGIHSMRLLTNNPAKRVGLEGYGLSVSGRVPLPVRPNPENVDYLRTKRDRMGHELHDLDMT; encoded by the coding sequence ATGGGCGGCACTGAGCAAGGAGGCCCGGTGACCACTTTCGACCCCATCGAGCGGGCGTTGGCCGACATCGCGGCGGGCCGTCCCGTTGTCGTCGTGGACGATGAGGACCGGGAGAACGAGGGTGACCTCATCTTCGCCGCCGAGAAGGCCACGCCGGAGCTGATCGCGTTCACCGTCCGCTACACCTCCGGCTACATCTGCGTGCCGCTGACCGGTGAGGACTGCGACCGGCTCGACCTGCCGCCGATGTACCACTCCAACCAGGACGTGCGCGGCACCGCCTACACGGTGACCGTGGACGCCAAGGAGGGCGTGAGCACCGGCATCTCGGCCGCCGACCGCGCGCACACGATCCGGCTGCTGGCCGACGAGAACGCCGTCGCCGGTGACTTCAACCGCCCCGGGCACGTGGTTCCCCTGCGCGCCAAGGACGGCGGTGTGCTCCGGCGGCCCGGGCACACCGAGGCCGCGGTGGACCTGGCGCGGATGGCCGGGCTGCGTCCCGTCGGCGTGCTGTGCGAGATCGTGAGCCAGAAGAACGAGGGCGAGATGGCGCGCCAGGACGAGCTGCGCGTCTTCGCCGCCGAGCACGACCTCGCGCTGATCAGCATCGCCGACCTGATCGCCTACCGGCGCCGGTCGGAGAAGCAGGTGGTGCGCGTCGCCGAGGCCAGGATGCCCACGGTGCACGGGGTTTTCCGCGCCTACGGCTACGACAGCCTGATCGACGGCATCGAGCACGTCGCCCTCGTCTACGGCGAGATCGGCGACGGCCGGGACGTGCTGGTGCGCGTGCACTCGGAGTGCCTGACCGGGGACGCGTTCGGTTCGCTGCGCTGCGACTGCGGACCGCAGCTGGACGCGGCGCTGGCCATGGTCGCCGCCGAGGGGCGCGGCGTGGTGCTCTACATGCGCGGGCACGAGGGCCGGGGCATCGGCCTCATGCACAAGCTGCAGGCCTACCAGCTGCAGGACGCGGGCGCGGACACCGTGGACGCCAACCTGGCGCAGGGGCTGCCCGCCGACGCGCGGGACTACGGCACCGGCGCGCAGATCCTGGTCGACCTGGGTATTCACAGCATGCGGCTGCTCACCAACAACCCGGCGAAGCGCGTCGGGCTCGAAGGCTACGGGCTGAGCGTCAGCGGACGGGTTCCGCTCCCGGTGCGCCCGAACCCGGAGAACGTCGACTACCTGCGCACCAAGCGGGATCGGATGGGACACGAGTTGCACGATCTGGACATGACGTGA
- the ribH gene encoding 6,7-dimethyl-8-ribityllumazine synthase, with protein MAGEGRPEQVVPDASGLRLGIAATTWHAEITGSLLERAVEAAAKAGIASPTVVRVAGAVELPVVCQQLARTHDAVVALGVVIRGGTPHFEYVCDAVTAGLTRVALDESTPVGNGVLTCDTVEQAVARSGQPDSVEDKGFEACVAALDTALTLRALRED; from the coding sequence ATGGCTGGTGAAGGACGGCCGGAGCAGGTCGTGCCGGACGCGTCGGGGCTTCGCCTCGGCATCGCGGCGACCACCTGGCACGCGGAGATCACCGGCAGCCTGCTGGAGCGCGCCGTCGAGGCCGCGGCCAAGGCGGGGATCGCGTCGCCGACGGTGGTCCGGGTGGCGGGTGCGGTCGAGCTTCCCGTTGTCTGCCAACAACTCGCGCGCACCCACGACGCCGTCGTGGCGCTGGGCGTGGTGATCCGCGGTGGCACCCCGCACTTCGAGTACGTGTGCGACGCGGTGACGGCCGGGCTGACCCGGGTGGCGCTCGACGAGTCCACTCCGGTCGGCAACGGCGTGCTCACCTGCGACACGGTCGAGCAGGCGGTCGCCCGATCCGGGCAGCCGGACTCGGTGGAGGACAAGGGTTTCGAGGCGTGCGTCGCGGCGCTGGACACCGCGCTGACGCTGCGCGCGCTGAGGGAGGACTAG
- a CDS encoding PH domain-containing protein, with amino-acid sequence MSELVIRPRKVRRVAPVLAVALVAVFVVVGVLLGNTPTGAYFRVADQIAMAGIGVALAAAALMFTRPRLRADAEGVEVRNIVVTHRFPWALVREVNFPDGSAWARLELPDDEYVSVMAIQSTDSRHAVDAMRKLRAMHAEYTQ; translated from the coding sequence GTGTCAGAGCTGGTGATCCGGCCGCGCAAGGTCCGGCGGGTGGCCCCCGTGCTGGCCGTCGCGCTGGTCGCGGTCTTCGTCGTGGTGGGCGTGCTGCTGGGGAACACCCCGACCGGCGCGTACTTCCGGGTGGCCGACCAGATCGCCATGGCGGGCATCGGCGTCGCGCTCGCCGCCGCCGCGCTGATGTTCACCCGGCCCCGGCTGCGCGCCGACGCCGAGGGGGTCGAGGTGCGCAACATCGTTGTGACGCACCGGTTCCCGTGGGCTCTGGTGCGCGAGGTGAACTTCCCGGACGGCTCCGCGTGGGCGCGGCTGGAGCTGCCGGACGACGAGTACGTGTCGGTGATGGCGATCCAGTCCACCGACTCCCGGCACGCCGTCGACGCCATGCGCAAGCTGCGCGCGATGCACGCGGAGTACACGCAGTGA
- a CDS encoding beta/alpha barrel domain-containing protein: MSVRLGDIVLRNRLVTSSSLLGYGVSNSSLVPYGMSPISKFVPLERFGAVTARTVTVEPREGHFTTRDVWPLRELPALLKRYGTVLRQTDTGWLNAFGWCNVGIDAYLRDYFPRTRGQRTIISLGGFSAEEFVTLVDKVNAAVPAGEIAAVEFNVSCHNVNFDFNKIIGAVLAEAVPRSNHPVILKLSPDYDYLGHAKLAAEHGVSGLTAINTVKGLRLDPKTGKPWLANRYGGISGRAIKPIGLRVVSELREAGVRLPIIATGGIRTFDDCREYFWAGADAVSLGSASWFASYPGYALSPLHALRIRGLLNKIEKYTPPSR, encoded by the coding sequence GTGAGCGTCCGGCTCGGCGACATCGTTCTGCGCAACCGGCTCGTGACCTCGTCGAGCCTGCTGGGCTACGGCGTGTCCAACTCCTCGCTCGTGCCCTACGGGATGAGCCCCATCTCGAAGTTCGTGCCACTGGAGCGCTTCGGCGCGGTCACCGCGCGGACCGTCACCGTCGAGCCGCGCGAGGGGCACTTCACCACCCGCGACGTGTGGCCGTTGCGCGAGCTGCCCGCGTTGCTGAAGCGCTACGGCACGGTGCTTCGGCAGACCGACACCGGCTGGCTCAACGCCTTCGGCTGGTGCAACGTCGGCATCGACGCCTACCTCCGCGACTACTTCCCGCGCACCCGCGGGCAGCGCACGATCATCTCGCTCGGCGGGTTCTCCGCCGAGGAGTTCGTCACGCTGGTGGACAAGGTCAACGCCGCCGTCCCCGCGGGCGAGATCGCCGCCGTCGAGTTCAACGTGTCCTGCCACAACGTGAACTTCGACTTCAACAAGATCATCGGCGCGGTGCTGGCGGAGGCCGTTCCGCGCAGCAACCACCCGGTGATCCTCAAGCTGTCGCCGGACTACGACTACCTCGGGCACGCGAAGCTGGCGGCCGAGCACGGGGTCTCCGGGCTCACCGCGATCAACACCGTGAAGGGCCTGCGGCTGGACCCGAAGACCGGAAAGCCGTGGCTGGCCAACCGCTACGGCGGGATCTCCGGGCGGGCCATCAAGCCGATCGGCCTGCGCGTGGTGTCCGAGCTGCGCGAGGCCGGGGTGAGGTTGCCGATCATCGCCACCGGCGGCATCCGCACCTTCGACGACTGCCGGGAGTACTTCTGGGCGGGTGCGGACGCGGTCAGCCTGGGCAGCGCGTCGTGGTTCGCCAGCTACCCCGGCTACGCCCTCTCACCCCTGCACGCACTGCGCATCCGCGGCCTGCTCAACAAGATCGAGAA